In a single window of the Rhodamnia argentea isolate NSW1041297 chromosome 2, ASM2092103v1, whole genome shotgun sequence genome:
- the LOC115738753 gene encoding large proline-rich protein bag6-A isoform X1 codes for MADQFSGEGSSSTSFFSGESSDSNIKLNIKTLDSRIFNFQVDRNIPVSAFKEKIANDMGISVGQQRLIFRGKVLKDEHPLSEYHVENGDTLHLVERQPTQSQPSSASGAVEPSGGNVNQGTDTSAGPPRSRIGQISHSVVLGTFNVGDQGEGVVPDMSRVIGAVLNSIGLGGLNATNGSGNMQSPVSFNVPGRGPHGNESEATGAGSRNQAGNQPSSGQSFSNQPFQSPPQVVQIPLAAATAAIPIPSLNAPLPDSLNTLSEFMTRMEQSFTQNGYPPNSPSPNLEELGPNARGLPSLEALSIVLRHAERLLGGQSVAAISHFAGHLENEGGSLDPSVRGQIQTEASQIGIAMQHLGALFLELGRTMLTLRMGQSPGQAFVNAGPAVYIRPSGPNPIMVQPFPLQTNPLFEGTVPPSNPVAFGPVGIGSPPRHINIHIHAGGTSLAPIVSAIGSRANNSEGMLGQRGDTAGSGGSGASRPASSVAAASFHAQPSGLGGSNAPPLSVAVSTTQPNSESAPASSLISEINSRLRNLAGNIQEGRNETQSELNVENPAVGSAEATVWSDNMAVDRVGEPTVSSGASLEESEHKESMDVTSRCPPSCPSGSSPTCSSQDAVIIKSEGAASHNEKHDVREESHVPKGLGLGSLERKRRGRQSKPPAKEDNGTSSAPIDQNQLIRSSGQQILQSLLSQGLSVNRAEANNRPVGASATASVQVMEDSSQGRQGPDSQVDMGGLMSQVLHNPALNGLLAGFSEQTGVGSPDALRNMMQQLTQSPVMMNAVNQVARQVDRQDLGNMFAGMGGQGGGIDLSRMVQQMMPIVSQALGGVSNGSSLFSEFESEFQRPSNENRPNGDYVTGDSVDQVNMEHVIRNIEDLHPPLDVFNSMVENASRVYGNRNDSEDIVVALRGDENLAREYIELLRRDVQQRLQGDSRQM; via the exons ATGGCTGACCAATTCAGTGGGGAGGGTTCCTCCAGCACCAGTTTTTTCTCGGGGGAAAGTTCAGATTCAAATATTAAGCTGAACATAAAGACTCTGGATTcacgaattttcaattttcaggtGGACAGAAAT ATCCCGGTTTCAGCATTCAAGGAAAAAATAGCAAATGATATGGGCATCTCGGTAGGTCAGCAGAGGTTGATTTTCAGGGGAAAGGTTTTGAAGGATGAGCATCCTCTTTCTGAGTACC ATGTGGAAAATGGTGACACTTTGCATTTAGTTGAAAGACAACCGACACAGTCACAGCCTTCTTCTGCATCAGGGGCTGTCGAGCCTAGTGGTGGTAATGTCAACCAAg GGACTGATACAAGTGCTGGTCCCCCCAGGAGTCGTATTGGCCAAATCTCCCACAGTGTAGTTCTTGGGACCTTCAATGTTGGGGATCAAGGTGAAGGTGTTGTACCAGACATGTCTCGG GTCATTGGTGCTGTTCTCAATTCTATTGGACTTGGTGGTCTAAATGCTACAAATGGTAGTGGCAACATGCAATCCCCTGTGTCG TTCAATGTTCCTGGTCGAGGTCCCCATGGAAATGAGTCTGAGGCGACTGGTGCTGGCAGTCGAAACCAAGCTGGAAATCAGCCATCAAGTGGACAATCATTTTCCAATCAACCATTCCAGTCTCCACCTCAAGTTGTGCAAATTCCCTTAGCAGCAGCAACAGCGGCAATACCTATTCCTTCACTCAATGCG CCACTTCCTGATTCTTTGAACACGCTTTCAGAGTTCATGACCCGCATGGAGCAGTCATTCACACAAAATG GGTATCCGCCGAATTCACCCTCCCCCAATCTTGAAGAACTAGGGCCCAATGCTCGGGGATTGCCTTCTCTGGAAGCATTAAGCATTGTTCTGCGTCATGCTGAGCGTCTTCTTGGTGGTCAGTCAGTAGCTGCAATCTCT CATTTTGCAGGGCACTTGGAGAATGAGGGAGGATCTTTGGATCCTTCAGTGAGGGGGCAAATACAAACAGAGGCATCTCAAATTGGGATTGCAATGCAACATTTAGGTGCTCTTTTTCTGGAGCTTGGGCGAACTATGCTGACTCTGCGTATGGGACAATCTCCT GGGCAAGCTTTTGTGAATGCTGGGCCTGCAGTGTACATCAGGCCTTCGGGGCCTAACCCTATTATGGTTCAG CCTTTTCCCCTTCAGACCAACCCTCTTTTTGAGGGTACAGTTCCCCCATCAAACCCGGTAGCCTTTGGTCCTGTTGGCATTGGGAGTCCTCCAAGGCACATAAACATTCATATTCATGCTGGTG GCACCTCGCTCGCTCCAATTGTTTCAGCTATTGGTAGCAGGGCGAATAATTCAGAAGGGATGCTGGGTCAACGCGGAGATACTGCTGGTTCTGGTGGTTCAGGGGCATCACGTCCTGCTAGTAGTGTTGCTGCAGCATCTTTTCACGCACAACCTAGTGGTCTCGGAGGCTCAAATGCACCACCATTGAGTGTAGCTGTTTCTACGACACAGCCAAATTCTGAATCTGCTCCAGCGTCGTCTCTCATATCTGAAATTAACTCCCGCCTTAGAAACTTAGCTGGCAATATACAGGAAGGGAGGAACGAGACGCAGTCAG AGTTGAATGTGGAGAATCCAGCTGTTGGATCTGCCGAGGCTACTGTATGGTCAGATAATATGGCAGTCGATCGAGTTGGGGAACCCACTGTTTCCTCAGGTGCGTCACTTGAGGAAAGTGAACACAAG GAGTCAATGGATGTGACTTCAAGATGTCCACCTAGCTGTCCATCAGGAAGCTCTCCGACGTGTTCAAGTCAAGATGCCGTTATTATAAAGTCAGAAGGTGCTGCAAGTCACAATGAAAAGCATGATGTTCGTGAGGAGTCACATGTCCCAAAGGGATTGGGGCTTGGAAGTTTGGAGAGGAAG CGACGGGGGAGGCAATCAAAACCCCCAGCCAAGGAAGACAATGGAACATCAAGTGCTCCCATTGATCAAAATCAGCTCATCAGATCCAGTGGGCAACAGATTTTGCAGTCTCTGTTATCTCAAGGTTTGTCTGTAAACAGAGCAGAGGCAAATAATCGACCAGTGGGGGCATCAGCTACTGCTTCTGTACAAGTTATGGAAGATTCATCACAAGGACGACAAGGTCCTGATAGCCAGGTTGATATGGGAGGTCTCATGTCTCAGGTTCTGCATAATCCTGCATTAAATGGTCTGCTAGCGGGGTTTTCGGAGCAAACGGGGGTTGGTTCTCCTGATGCCTTGCGAAATATGATGCAACAGCTCACTCAGAGTCCTGTAATGATGAATGCTGTAAATCAGGTTGCTAGACAGGTTGACCGCCAAGATCTCGGTAATATGTTTGCCGGGATGGGAGGCCAAGGTGGTGGAATTGATCTGTCTAGAATGGTCCAGCAGATGATGCCCATTGTGTCTCAAGCTTTAGGTGGTGTCTCAAATGGCAGTTCATTGTTCTCGGAATTCGAATCTGAATTTCAGAGACCTTCCAATGAGAATAGACCTAACGGAGACTACGTGACTGGTGATTCTGTTGATCAG GTCAACATGGAACATGTAATTAGGAACATTGAAGACTTACATCCTCCGTTAGATGTATTTAACTCAATGGTCGAAAATGCAAGTCGGGTGTATGGCAACAGAAATGATTCTGAAGACATTGTGGTCGCACTTCGTGGAGATGAGAATCTAGCAAGG GAGTATATCGAGTTGCTGCGTCGTGATGTGCAGCAGCGGCTGCAGGGTGACTCAAGGCAAATGTAG
- the LOC115738753 gene encoding large proline-rich protein bag6-A isoform X2, whose translation MADQFSGEGSSSTSFFSGESSDSNIKLNIKTLDSRIFNFQVDRNIPVSAFKEKIANDMGISVGQQRLIFRGKVLKDEHPLSEYHVENGDTLHLVERQPTQSQPSSASGAVEPSGGTDTSAGPPRSRIGQISHSVVLGTFNVGDQGEGVVPDMSRVIGAVLNSIGLGGLNATNGSGNMQSPVSFNVPGRGPHGNESEATGAGSRNQAGNQPSSGQSFSNQPFQSPPQVVQIPLAAATAAIPIPSLNAPLPDSLNTLSEFMTRMEQSFTQNGYPPNSPSPNLEELGPNARGLPSLEALSIVLRHAERLLGGQSVAAISHFAGHLENEGGSLDPSVRGQIQTEASQIGIAMQHLGALFLELGRTMLTLRMGQSPGQAFVNAGPAVYIRPSGPNPIMVQPFPLQTNPLFEGTVPPSNPVAFGPVGIGSPPRHINIHIHAGGTSLAPIVSAIGSRANNSEGMLGQRGDTAGSGGSGASRPASSVAAASFHAQPSGLGGSNAPPLSVAVSTTQPNSESAPASSLISEINSRLRNLAGNIQEGRNETQSELNVENPAVGSAEATVWSDNMAVDRVGEPTVSSGASLEESEHKESMDVTSRCPPSCPSGSSPTCSSQDAVIIKSEGAASHNEKHDVREESHVPKGLGLGSLERKRRGRQSKPPAKEDNGTSSAPIDQNQLIRSSGQQILQSLLSQGLSVNRAEANNRPVGASATASVQVMEDSSQGRQGPDSQVDMGGLMSQVLHNPALNGLLAGFSEQTGVGSPDALRNMMQQLTQSPVMMNAVNQVARQVDRQDLGNMFAGMGGQGGGIDLSRMVQQMMPIVSQALGGVSNGSSLFSEFESEFQRPSNENRPNGDYVTGDSVDQVNMEHVIRNIEDLHPPLDVFNSMVENASRVYGNRNDSEDIVVALRGDENLAREYIELLRRDVQQRLQGDSRQM comes from the exons ATGGCTGACCAATTCAGTGGGGAGGGTTCCTCCAGCACCAGTTTTTTCTCGGGGGAAAGTTCAGATTCAAATATTAAGCTGAACATAAAGACTCTGGATTcacgaattttcaattttcaggtGGACAGAAAT ATCCCGGTTTCAGCATTCAAGGAAAAAATAGCAAATGATATGGGCATCTCGGTAGGTCAGCAGAGGTTGATTTTCAGGGGAAAGGTTTTGAAGGATGAGCATCCTCTTTCTGAGTACC ATGTGGAAAATGGTGACACTTTGCATTTAGTTGAAAGACAACCGACACAGTCACAGCCTTCTTCTGCATCAGGGGCTGTCGAGCCTAGTGGTG GGACTGATACAAGTGCTGGTCCCCCCAGGAGTCGTATTGGCCAAATCTCCCACAGTGTAGTTCTTGGGACCTTCAATGTTGGGGATCAAGGTGAAGGTGTTGTACCAGACATGTCTCGG GTCATTGGTGCTGTTCTCAATTCTATTGGACTTGGTGGTCTAAATGCTACAAATGGTAGTGGCAACATGCAATCCCCTGTGTCG TTCAATGTTCCTGGTCGAGGTCCCCATGGAAATGAGTCTGAGGCGACTGGTGCTGGCAGTCGAAACCAAGCTGGAAATCAGCCATCAAGTGGACAATCATTTTCCAATCAACCATTCCAGTCTCCACCTCAAGTTGTGCAAATTCCCTTAGCAGCAGCAACAGCGGCAATACCTATTCCTTCACTCAATGCG CCACTTCCTGATTCTTTGAACACGCTTTCAGAGTTCATGACCCGCATGGAGCAGTCATTCACACAAAATG GGTATCCGCCGAATTCACCCTCCCCCAATCTTGAAGAACTAGGGCCCAATGCTCGGGGATTGCCTTCTCTGGAAGCATTAAGCATTGTTCTGCGTCATGCTGAGCGTCTTCTTGGTGGTCAGTCAGTAGCTGCAATCTCT CATTTTGCAGGGCACTTGGAGAATGAGGGAGGATCTTTGGATCCTTCAGTGAGGGGGCAAATACAAACAGAGGCATCTCAAATTGGGATTGCAATGCAACATTTAGGTGCTCTTTTTCTGGAGCTTGGGCGAACTATGCTGACTCTGCGTATGGGACAATCTCCT GGGCAAGCTTTTGTGAATGCTGGGCCTGCAGTGTACATCAGGCCTTCGGGGCCTAACCCTATTATGGTTCAG CCTTTTCCCCTTCAGACCAACCCTCTTTTTGAGGGTACAGTTCCCCCATCAAACCCGGTAGCCTTTGGTCCTGTTGGCATTGGGAGTCCTCCAAGGCACATAAACATTCATATTCATGCTGGTG GCACCTCGCTCGCTCCAATTGTTTCAGCTATTGGTAGCAGGGCGAATAATTCAGAAGGGATGCTGGGTCAACGCGGAGATACTGCTGGTTCTGGTGGTTCAGGGGCATCACGTCCTGCTAGTAGTGTTGCTGCAGCATCTTTTCACGCACAACCTAGTGGTCTCGGAGGCTCAAATGCACCACCATTGAGTGTAGCTGTTTCTACGACACAGCCAAATTCTGAATCTGCTCCAGCGTCGTCTCTCATATCTGAAATTAACTCCCGCCTTAGAAACTTAGCTGGCAATATACAGGAAGGGAGGAACGAGACGCAGTCAG AGTTGAATGTGGAGAATCCAGCTGTTGGATCTGCCGAGGCTACTGTATGGTCAGATAATATGGCAGTCGATCGAGTTGGGGAACCCACTGTTTCCTCAGGTGCGTCACTTGAGGAAAGTGAACACAAG GAGTCAATGGATGTGACTTCAAGATGTCCACCTAGCTGTCCATCAGGAAGCTCTCCGACGTGTTCAAGTCAAGATGCCGTTATTATAAAGTCAGAAGGTGCTGCAAGTCACAATGAAAAGCATGATGTTCGTGAGGAGTCACATGTCCCAAAGGGATTGGGGCTTGGAAGTTTGGAGAGGAAG CGACGGGGGAGGCAATCAAAACCCCCAGCCAAGGAAGACAATGGAACATCAAGTGCTCCCATTGATCAAAATCAGCTCATCAGATCCAGTGGGCAACAGATTTTGCAGTCTCTGTTATCTCAAGGTTTGTCTGTAAACAGAGCAGAGGCAAATAATCGACCAGTGGGGGCATCAGCTACTGCTTCTGTACAAGTTATGGAAGATTCATCACAAGGACGACAAGGTCCTGATAGCCAGGTTGATATGGGAGGTCTCATGTCTCAGGTTCTGCATAATCCTGCATTAAATGGTCTGCTAGCGGGGTTTTCGGAGCAAACGGGGGTTGGTTCTCCTGATGCCTTGCGAAATATGATGCAACAGCTCACTCAGAGTCCTGTAATGATGAATGCTGTAAATCAGGTTGCTAGACAGGTTGACCGCCAAGATCTCGGTAATATGTTTGCCGGGATGGGAGGCCAAGGTGGTGGAATTGATCTGTCTAGAATGGTCCAGCAGATGATGCCCATTGTGTCTCAAGCTTTAGGTGGTGTCTCAAATGGCAGTTCATTGTTCTCGGAATTCGAATCTGAATTTCAGAGACCTTCCAATGAGAATAGACCTAACGGAGACTACGTGACTGGTGATTCTGTTGATCAG GTCAACATGGAACATGTAATTAGGAACATTGAAGACTTACATCCTCCGTTAGATGTATTTAACTCAATGGTCGAAAATGCAAGTCGGGTGTATGGCAACAGAAATGATTCTGAAGACATTGTGGTCGCACTTCGTGGAGATGAGAATCTAGCAAGG GAGTATATCGAGTTGCTGCGTCGTGATGTGCAGCAGCGGCTGCAGGGTGACTCAAGGCAAATGTAG